agagagaaatgttgTAAGGCAGGAAGTGGTTTGTTACCCGTGAGGAATGTCTTTCAAGTTGAATCCACAAAGTTCACCGGCTACACTCAGAGCTGACCTCCACCTTTCCACCACCTCTGGCTGGAACTGGAAGCGCTGTTGGTGCAGGAGAAAAGGCTCCTCAAAGCTACCCTTTTGACGCCGTACGTCCGATCCTTGGACACCCATGAGGAAAACAGGAATTACCCTTTGGCCAAGTTTTTCCTTAGATTCCATCATCAAGGCAAGCTCTTCAAGGCATCGGGTTGAAGAAGCATAGTTCCTCGAGAATAAGATAACTGCGCATCTTGATTCATTGATTCCTTTCAACTTCACCGCAGAGATCTGTTCTTCTCGTTTCGAGTTCTCATCGTCCCTGAATGTTTTGATCTCAACCTTCTCCAGGGAAGCGTAGAGTTTACTTGCGAAATTGTTCCCTatcgtttcttcttcttcttcttggtaacTCAAGATTACATCGTAATTGAATCCAGAGGCGGAAGAGGAGGACGGGATAACAGTATGGGTTGCCATAAATCTGAAGCAAAATTGCAGAACTAATTTGATGCCAAAAGTTTAAATAGAACTCTGGAAGTGAGATGGGATCACAGaattctcttctcttctgtaGTATATATACTGCTTAGAGCACACAAGGTCCCCTACTCCTACCGCCCTACGCGGCTAcgccctaccctaccctaccctaccacTCAATTTTCTATACTTTGGGTTTGGAAGTTGACCTCGAAGGCGCGTAACACGTGGATGCTTTTAATTCACCCATTCATATTGATgagattcaaaataaaatatcttaaatataaaatgcaaagaCGTCTATTCACAGACGATGAATTATGGcattttaataatataaaacTAATTTAATGATAAGGTGTAGGGTAGGTattaaaaaatgtcaaaaacccTGACCCGCCTGGCCGCCTCGATCAGGTCGGATCAAGTCGACTTACAGGCTTTTGATAAGACGAGTCGGATCGGAAAACCTGATTTTTTCAACCATCCTTCATTAGCCAAGGATATTTATCCCCAACCACCCTCCGCCTGCTCCTTTTCCGACCACTCTTCCCTGTAAGGCTGTAACCACCTAATCCAAACCCCTATCCCTCCCCTGCAACCCCTCATTGGAACAAAAGGAAATTGGAGGAGTTGCATGGGATAAGAGGTCAGAGaatatgaattttcttttcaatctgAATTAGAGGAAATTTTTTCAATTGGGGAAGCAGAGATTTATTTACCTTTGACAAACAAGAAAATAGATTGAAATGGGTCAACGAAGAGGAAGTAATGACCTAAAATCACTTGAGCTCCATCCGGAAAGTTGAGCAGCTGCTCTCAAGGTTGACCTCCACCTTTCCACTGTCTCTGGGTCGAAGTTCTTTTCGTGCTCTCCAAAAGCCTCTCCAAAGCTCTCCTTCTGGTGCTGTACGTCCAATTGATCGACACCCTTCAGGAAAACTGGAATAACCTTTTGGCCATTCTTTTTCCAAAATTCCATAATCAAGGCCAGTTCGTTTAGGCACCATCTGGAATTAGCATAGTTCCTCGAGAATATGATAATAGAAATTTTTGATCCCTTGATTGCCTTTTCGAGTGCTTTAGAGATCAGCTCTCCTTTTCTCAGTCCCTCATCATCCTTGAATGTTTGGATCCCTTCCCTGACCAGGGCAGCATAGAGGTGAGATGTGAAATTGTCCCGTGTGTCTTCTCCTCTGAAACTTAAGAATACATTCCATTGAAACGTGGACGATGAAGTTGACGAAAACGGGACGACAGTGGGTGCGGTGGTGGCCATTAATCTCAAGCAGAGTGCAGAACTTTGCTGTGAAGAAATTGTGAAAGTTGTACTGACAAGCGATGGGGAAGACTTTGACTTGTATATGGATCTTCTTTTTTACCAGTTCACTGTtcaccttttgtttttttttttgttttttttttcccttaaggtAGACTGAGAAAATGGGTAATAGGGTAGGAACCCGCATCTCCACTCCCACTAAAAAACACAGCTTGTGTTTCTCCCCAAGCCTCCTTTGTCCTCACAATCCATCCGCTCATCTCCGTTTTTTTTGCACCAAAATCACGAGTCCACGGAGCCCTCCAACCATTCTTTATTGATTTTCCCCCAAATCACAGTACGTGGATATAGAATTAATTTTCTCGTTTTtgcatttaatagattctatattcATAGATCAATAATGtatgagaacattctcgtatgtgaacctgatccgttcacttCTTTGAGTACCTGAATAAGTGGGAAGGGAGAGACTTTAAgacatttctttatttataagagTGTCAATACTTAGTCGTGGAGAGGGTGAATCTCGGTGCAACTATaaagttgctccattgcaaTCTAATGGTTGAGAGTTTGAGTCAATAAACATCCTATCGGTAAATCATGACCTTCCTCAGGCCCCATAGATAATGGTATTAATTAGTCTTACATCAAATTAAAGGctaaaattaaatcatttatgctcctatgtgtgtatatatttatatatatatgcaccCTCTTTCCACATAACTTTTTCAGAGGTACGTAGTGTTGATTTTCTAAATAATTTATTTAAGTTAAACTTGAGATATGAGTAGGGGACTCATATCTGTTGAGCAGAGGGAGAGAAGAATAAGAGGACTAATAATAGCATACACTGGGCCTAGCCCAATGTATTATTTTGCTTGGGCCAAGATTAGGTTATTCGAGCCGCCGCCGCCAAAGTTTCTTCCCTACTTGAATCTCGTAGTCTCAAAGTAGCATATGTGAAACGGCTGTTGTATGGGAGGGGGTGCCGTTTGGATTGAAAcgtttattgagaattttttttttttttttttttttttttttttttttttctggtaatcAAACGTTTATTGAGATCGATCCTCTTATTAATTAGCTTAAATAGAGAGCGGCTGAATTTTATCACATAAAGGATTGATGTGGCTAATTCAAACGGTTGtatttggggggagggggtgtttggattaaaaaaaaaaaaaagaagtagagAAATACCTAAAAAGTAATATGGCGCCTACACACAAgcaggggccaatgagagcaatAGTAGATGTAAACAATACGGATGAGATTTCTGCCATTTACAAGGCTGGGGTGGGGATGGTCATCTACCCcattgtgtctaggcataggggGGTACACTGCCTTCTaggtttctttttctcaaaaagaaaaataaaaataaaaaatctcatgaATTATCTCCAATTCTTAATTGTATATATGTACCACAATATGTTTTTAGCATCTTGTAATGCATTTCCAAATGCATTAATTATCAACCTAGAATGAATTCCAAGGATGCAAATGTAATGCAACTTAGTTGTGTTTGTTATGCATTCCCAGGAATGAATTCTAGATCAATAATGTATTCTAGGAAATTATACCAAAtacaattttaattaatttcaaaaTGTTCACTATACAAGATAAATATAAGCCTCCCAACCTAAGGGGGTAGCGTAGTTATTGaacaatgaacttggtacgagccatatactcggacgtcctaagttcgagtCCTACTAAGCATATcttgggtcactcacacgggagtgtttagtgctcttcattgctttcagtgaaagttgaatgactctcattcaaccccggtatgattTCTATCCAAACGGATGTGGGGTCAGTATAAGTCCACGTGATTAGTTAGGCCGAAGAcctagatacccgtcgttagaaaaaaaaaaaaagaaaaaaagaaaaaaatccccaTCAACCAAATAAAAGCAAGTTTATCTCGCTTCCGGTAGGATGCCTTTTCCTAATGGTTTCACTTCGGCATCAAGTCGTCCCTTACAACCCTTTCGTAACTAAATCAATCTAGACCATATTGCCCTTTCACACAAGGGTTGGATCGAATATCAGTTGCTATGATACCACTGATATTGAGCTTCGGCGAATTCAACCTTGTCATAAACTGACTTACAAGGTGAAGAAATTGAAGACCATATCAACGCACATCAAATCTTTTTCAAAATTGATATGAAATCTGCCACCAATATGACTTATACGAAATCGTAACATAAGTCAATTATCATGCCAAGTAAAGTTGAGAAAAGGAAATCCAAGGGATTAGCATGTGAAGGAGGGTTTCCACAAGATATGtctcttctataaaaaaaaaatgttatactGAGAAAATATGATTCTCTTTGATGCTTCTCTCTTAATTAACAAGGCTCAGTCAATCAGGCCACCAGCACTTACGCCTTGGAAATTCTTCTTCGCAACGCACCTTTAGGTTTGGACCTCAATCAACGTTAGAGGGTCAGCATTGGATATTTCATAGCCATACCATGTAAAGGTCCAATCGATTGACCCGGTCCAGTTTGGTATCAAGTATTCAATCTGAAATAAGGGTTAAAATATGGTTTGTATTTTCATTAAATTACAAAAATGCAACTAAATTGAAACCTAGAACTGATTAAAACCTGATgttccttttttcccctttaaatGATTCATTgacctttacccaaaaaaaaaaaaattcattatagcccctaaactgaagGCATGCTTCTACATTTCtaccaggaaaaaaagaaaagaaaaagaaaataaaataaaagcatgcCATGGTCTAGGACTCTAGGTATATCTGCGTATATCTGCGtaaatgtaaaatcatctaggaaaaattaagttttcataaaaaaaaaaaaaaagtaaaaactttCTGATCTCAAACTtcattttgatttctttataaaaataaaggctTGGCGACCATTACCTAGTCGTGTGGTCATTGTGTTAGTGTGAGACTAACTAGGAAAGACATATAGGCATCCAACCAAGGGGTAAGGTGATTTTCTCGCAGCCCCTTAGGTCTAGGCATAGGGATGCGTGACCAGATAACGTTCTTTTGTCAAAATATAGTTCttcacttctctttctccttgtaATTCAAAATTCCTAAACTCACTCTCCCAATCCAATGCCTCCCAAAGTCCCTTTTTGTCCCTTCTTTCGCCCTATGCAATATGCATTATCAGACGCATCAAATCCAGGAAAGATGATGAGTTGCATGAATAAATTCAGAACTACTTGTAGGGGTATGGGTAGTATGTCCTTGATGATGCTTGGGAATCTAACCACAATTTATAGAccatagagttttttttttgggttggggtgtGTGTGGGGGAAGAGAGTCCAAATTATCTATAGTGAGCAGTGAGATgtagtgagcatccaacggttgggaggGTCCGACCATGCGCCCCAATTGTTGGATTCTTATTGCACCTCACTACAGATGATTTTGACACTGGGGAAGATGCATAGGACAAGATGAGGGTAAGGCCTTTGGCAGGGCAAAGAGGAGTGCAAAGGTGTAGGAGGGAGGGTGTTGTGTGAGTAGGGATGTtagaaaattcaattttgaatCAAGTATAAAATTATTTGTATCCACATCTGATTAGTTTTGGAAAGGATTTAGAGAGTTTATGGaaatcgatatatatatatatatatatattttaatacgAATTCCCCTAGATGGATACGAACacaaatcaaaaacaaaatttctactatccatttacatccctagtgGAGGCCGAAGAGATAGCAATGTGGTATGATTAGCTACGTTGTGCGGCGGAAGGTtaaaaaagatcaaaatttaaaaagacAAAACGGTAAAAGGCTCAATGCACTACCCCACTAGGGTTGATGCTGAAATCTCATAGATATCCtcatgaatctttttttttttttttttttttttttacttttaatatACCATTTATCTGATAAACGGTATTATagtataataaaatattatctaATCATCTTTTTTTATCAGACCTAAATGGGTCAAATAATACCCTGTCTCAAATTGAAATATTTATATCTACACCCAATTAGCTTTTGAACGCAATTGGATAGTTTTCGAAAACTAAATTTTTAAATTCGAATACATGTTTTTAACTATCTATTTACATCCCTAAATGGAAGGgtaatttaggatttttgaaTTACAATGAGAGATAGAGATAAGTTTATTTTTCtatggaatcgaaaaagaagTTCTGAATAAATATAGAACAAATATAAAGGAATGATATTTATTTTgccttaaataaataaagggtaaaAGATTTGTAGAGTGTCAATGTACAAATCAATCAACACCCCATCAACACATAAAATGGACCCcacatattttctctctcctcaagccCCCTATTTATGGGATTTGTCTCCCACCCCTCCtccctaggggtgtcaatttcaggctCGATTGGGAAAACCCATAATCAGTCCATCCTATTGGTTAAATATGCAGGCGCTCTAGCCACTATTCAGTCATTCCCAATGTGAACGTCCTGCTACCTAACCATTGCTCGACCAAGATTGATTGATTAAGAGCCCCTAACTTAGCCCGATACATTTAATGCTCGTTAACTCAGCCCGACAAATTTAAAGCATGTTTAGAGCCCA
This Macadamia integrifolia cultivar HAES 741 chromosome 10, SCU_Mint_v3, whole genome shotgun sequence DNA region includes the following protein-coding sequences:
- the LOC122090875 gene encoding TMV resistance protein N-like, which encodes MATTAPTVVPFSSTSSSTFQWNVFLSFRGEDTRDNFTSHLYAALVREGIQTFKDDEGLRKGELISKALEKAIKGSKISIIIFSRNYANSRWCLNELALIMEFWKKNGQKVIPVFLKGVDQLDVQHQKESFGEAFGEHEKNFDPETVERWRSTLRAAAQLSGWSSSDFRSLLPLR